In a single window of the Bacteroidales bacterium genome:
- a CDS encoding CPBP family intramembrane metalloprotease: MSLSFDDMGKDNLLFVFAITATIVGYYGYYYLSQSESIKDWFVGRFLGKKFWLRWILFQKICGFIFMGLIPGIIYIFIFNGRISDFGMNLNLLISNWYWLIGIPMLMVVINRFLAQGKSLQQQYPQMRLKRWSKEMFALSAFGWIIYLLAYEYLFRGLLLFLSYEAFGFWPAIAINVAIYSALHMTKGAGETLGAIPFGILTCIITLSTGTMLIPVFAHIGLAVSMDYFALKYNPEMELNSISGGSQ, from the coding sequence ATGAGTCTTTCTTTCGATGATATGGGAAAGGATAATTTACTTTTTGTTTTTGCAATTACTGCAACTATTGTTGGGTATTATGGCTATTATTACCTGAGCCAGAGTGAATCGATTAAAGACTGGTTTGTTGGAAGGTTCTTAGGAAAAAAATTTTGGCTTCGTTGGATTTTATTCCAAAAAATTTGTGGTTTTATTTTTATGGGCTTAATACCGGGAATTATTTATATCTTTATTTTTAATGGCCGGATTTCTGATTTTGGCATGAACTTAAATCTTTTGATTTCCAATTGGTATTGGCTGATTGGAATCCCTATGCTGATGGTTGTGATTAACAGATTTTTAGCACAGGGGAAAAGTCTCCAGCAGCAATACCCGCAAATGAGGCTGAAGCGTTGGTCAAAAGAAATGTTTGCATTAAGTGCTTTCGGCTGGATTATTTACTTGCTGGCGTATGAATATCTTTTCCGGGGGCTATTACTCTTTTTGAGTTATGAAGCTTTTGGTTTCTGGCCTGCCATTGCCATTAATGTCGCCATTTATTCAGCACTTCACATGACCAAAGGCGCAGGAGAAACGTTAGGGGCAATTCCTTTCGGGATACTTACATGTATTATTACACTGAGCACTGGCACTATGCTTATCCCGGTATTTGCACACATAGGGCTCGCTGTTTCCATGGATTATTTTGCCTTGA
- a CDS encoding rod shape-determining protein has product MIFAAIDIGSNAVRLLFANAFQQEGKIRVEKATLIRIPIRLGMDVYNTNKISKERASKLIKTLEAFSLLIDVYKPRSFTACATAAMREAVNGLELIKKIKKQTGINVRLIDGLEEAAIIRASDDYAFPQEKKLTMYVDLGGGSTEISVLSKHKLIEANSFKIGTLRLLSDKVPDSEWKAMEEWLMQFKEDFGMITVIGSGGNINKIAKIYGKPDETNLSFENLEYASRHLKSFDLDGRIERLGLRPDRADVIVPATDVFLFITRVIQANSVYVPKIGLADGLIYQMFEAYLKKKNK; this is encoded by the coding sequence ATGATATTTGCTGCTATCGACATCGGCTCAAATGCAGTAAGACTTCTGTTTGCCAATGCTTTTCAACAAGAGGGTAAAATCAGGGTTGAGAAGGCGACTTTGATCAGAATTCCTATCCGACTTGGGATGGATGTTTACAACACCAACAAGATTTCGAAAGAAAGGGCATCAAAATTAATCAAAACCCTCGAGGCTTTCAGTTTGCTGATTGACGTCTACAAGCCCCGCTCTTTTACTGCCTGCGCTACTGCAGCTATGCGCGAAGCAGTTAATGGTTTGGAACTGATTAAAAAAATCAAAAAACAGACAGGCATCAATGTTCGATTGATAGACGGGCTTGAAGAAGCTGCCATTATACGTGCCTCCGACGATTATGCTTTCCCGCAAGAAAAGAAACTCACCATGTATGTTGACCTTGGCGGGGGTAGCACTGAGATTTCGGTGCTGTCGAAACATAAACTAATCGAGGCAAACTCCTTCAAAATAGGGACTCTTCGGTTGCTAAGCGATAAAGTCCCGGACTCAGAATGGAAAGCGATGGAAGAGTGGTTAATGCAGTTTAAGGAGGATTTCGGAATGATTACTGTCATCGGATCTGGCGGGAACATTAATAAAATTGCAAAGATCTATGGGAAACCTGATGAAACAAATCTATCATTCGAAAACCTCGAATATGCTTCCCGGCACCTGAAAAGTTTTGATCTTGATGGCCGTATCGAAAGGCTTGGATTGCGTCCCGATCGTGCTGACGTCATCGTTCCGGCTACTGATGTTTTTCTGTTTATTACCAGGGTTATTCAAGCTAATTCAGTGTATGTTCCCAAAATAGGGTTAGCTGATGGCCTTATCTATCAGATGTTTGAAGCTTACCTTAAGAAAAAAAACAAATAG